In Gossypium arboreum isolate Shixiya-1 chromosome 5, ASM2569848v2, whole genome shotgun sequence, a single genomic region encodes these proteins:
- the LOC108452411 gene encoding protein ULTRAPETALA 2-like, which yields MNPRLSNMFTEEELKDIEGLKRGSDFIEVKCGCTSRKYGDTIGKLRVFTNGQFLISCECTPYCEEEKLTPYDFEKHSGKEGTRKWKNHIWVVMKNKKVPLWRTVLLKYYKHASNGANELTSTRAKRLFHRDEFVRCSRCKKERRFRLRTDEECRRYHDAAKARKWKCANWPYDKITCKVDEERASRKSCRGCPRSPSCKGCTTCVCFGCFKCRFLDCKCRTCVDFVQNAEP from the exons ATGAACCCAAG GTTATCAAATATGTTCACTGAAGAAGAGTTGAAAGACATTGAGGGATTGAAAAGAGGGTCGGACTTCATTGAGGTTAAGTGCGGATGTACCAGCAGAAAATATGGTGATACCATTGGGAAGCTTAGGGTTTTCACCAATGGTCAATTTCTGATATCTTGCGAATGCACTCCATATTGTGAGGAAG AGAAATTGACACCTTATGATTTCGAAAAACATTCTGGGAAAGAAGGAACTAGGAAATGGAAGAACCATATTTGGGTGGTCATGAAAAATAAGAAGGTTCCTTTATGGAGGACTGTTCTTCTGAAATACTACAAACATGCATCAAATGGAGCCAATGAGCTAACAAGCACGCGAGCCAAGCGCCTATTCCATCGTGACGAGTTTGTCCGTTGTTCGAGGTGCAAGAAAGAACGTCGATTTCGACTCCGGACCGACGAGGAATGCCGGAGGTACCATGATGCTGCGAAGGCAAGAAAGTGGAAGTGTGCTAACTGGCCATATGACAA AATCACCTGCAAAGTTGATGAAGAACGAGCAAGCAGGAAGAGTTGCAGAGGCTGCCCTCGATCTCCATCGTGCAAAGGCTGCACTACTTGTGTGTGTTTCGGGTGCTTCAAGTGCCGATTTCTCGATTGCAAGTGTCGCACTTGCGTCGATTTCGTCCAAAATGCCGAGCCTTGA